The Daucus carota subsp. sativus chromosome 2, DH1 v3.0, whole genome shotgun sequence genome includes a window with the following:
- the LOC108206228 gene encoding heavy metal-associated isoprenylated plant protein 39 has translation MKKFILKLEVQDVRDKRKAMKTVSTLSGIDMISIDMKDKKLTVIGTADPVTVVSKLRKFWRSTDIISVGPAKEPEKKEEPKKEEPKKEEAKKEEGKEEAKKEDTKEEPKKEEGKKEEPKKEEEAKKEEGEKKAEPPQPMVATIMPYRPYYHPVNTYYPAMSSYHPPMNAFYNPAVNTNYYAQPVVEESPSLCTIL, from the exons ATGAAG AAGTTCATTCTGAAACTGGAGGTGCAAGATGTCAGAGATAAGAGGAAGGCCATGAAGACTGTCTCCACTCTTTCAG GGATTGATATGATCTCCATAGACATGAAGGATAAGAAATTGACTGTGATTGGAACGGCTGATCCTGTTACTGTTGTGAGCAAACTACGCAAGTTTTGGAGGTCAACCGACATAATATCAGTAGGGCCAGCAAAAGAGCCTGAGAAGAAAGAGGAGCCGAAGAAAGAAGAACCTAAGAAGGAAGAGGCCAAGAAGGAGGAAGGTAAGGAAGAAGCAAAAAAAGAGGACACCAAAGAGGAGCCAAAGAAGGAAGAGGGGAAAAAAGAAGAGCCTAAGAAGGAAGAAGAGGCAAAAAAGGAGGAAGGAGAGAAAAAGGCCGAGCCTCCACAGCCAATGGTGGCAACCATTATGCCATACAGACCATATTATCATCCAGTGAACACATATTATCCTGCAATGAGCTCATACCATCCTCCGATGAACGCATTCTATAACCCTGCGGTTAACACAAATTACTACGCTCAGCCTGTCGTGGAAGAGAGTCCGAGTTTGTGTACTATACTGTAA
- the LOC108208032 gene encoding uncharacterized protein LOC108208032 isoform X1 has protein sequence MSINPFAKMICTICFDELKPNVEDLQSISICGHVFHELCIQQWFEYCTNGKKKNCPVCKQNCSEKNVSRLYFQSVGDPHDQSPSQKPQNCEGNPEELRQEAKRLEGKVSALSSALELQKKDLQEITVELSMCKEELKKEAAMKDDALKQKTVTQQLLHLKSKELDKSTLECMRLQERSIALAKELAALKLVCDLNLDEEEVLKLASLGKETNNKETIDVLKRSLVIRNKSYKELMAKCNALGRGDARSLKKLEKAKEKIQNLKSRVQELETAIEAKDNDALRALRGLKESNIVRDAPAGVDRDSSFSFINRCSSKDQVKECAAAKISTSKMDSVPSNLYSPRTEDLQTYDEKVINSSNYVVIDDDEPRISTSARDFNFVSAPVVSKAKAANKDSAEGNAFDNKYHVKPQVLSKEGCDTVSRSGIHSKKSETLIPRIDDDSILLFDDSTLDQPLLNIRKDASSKLLESQSEASKQQTEICFSGGLIGPDGNKWHLGKWCRRGQNKGSVLSSTGVQGSSPSTGNLIAVGADGRGGKIKVLRSLNQQEDRETSSLAKKCKIGVKTSNLQSRGCLQIDHYFGRTGQ, from the exons ATGAGTATCAACCCGTTCGCGAAGATGATTTGCACAATCTGCTTCGATGAGCTGAAGCCAAACGTCGAAGACCTTCAATCCATCTCCATCTGTGGTCATGTTTTTCACGAGCTATG CATACAACAATGGTTTGAGTACTGTACAAATGGAAAAAAGAAGAATTGTCCTGTCTGCAAACAGAACTGTTCGGAGAAAAATGTGAGTCGCCTGTATTTCCAGTCAGTTGGTGATCCCCATGATCAAAGCCCTAGTCAGAAACCGCAGAACTGTGAAGGAAATCCAGAAGAATTGCGTCAAGAGGCTAAAAGGTTGGAGGGAAAGGTATCTGCTTTAAGCTCAGCCTTAGAGCTACAGAAGAAAGATCTCCAGGAAATCACTGTCGAG CTGTCTATGTGCAAGGAAGAGTTGAAGAAAGAAGCAGCGATGAAAGATGACGCTTTAAAGCAAAAAACAGTCACTCAACAATTGCTTCATTTAAAGTCAAAG GAACTTGATAAATCAACCTTGGAGTGTATGAGACTGCAAGAAAGGAGCATTGCATTAGCCAAAGAGCTTGCTGCACTCAAATT GGTGTGTGATTTAAATTTGGATGAAGAAGAGGTTTTGAAGCTTGCTTCTTTAGGAAAGGAGACTAACAACAAAGAAACAATAGATGTCCTAAAGAGGTCCCTGGTCATCCGCAACAA GAGTTATAAAGAACTAATGGCAAAGTGCAATGCACTTGGTAGAGGAGATGCCCGCTCTCTTAAAAAACTGGAGAAGGCAAAAGAGAAGATACAAAATTTGAAA TCAAGGGTCCAAGAACTTGAGACAGCTATTGAAGCAAAAGACAATGATGCTTTGAGAGCTCTGAGAGGTCTCAAGGAATCTAATATAGTAAGGGATGCTCCAGCTGGTGTGGATCGTGATTCAAGTTTCTCATTCATCAATAGATGTTCTTCAAAGGACCAAGTTAAGGAATGTGCTGCTGCCAAGATTAGTACGAGCAAAATGGATAGTGTGCCAAGTAATTTATACTCTCCCAGAACAGAAGATCTCCAAACTTACGACGAGAAGGTTATAAATAGTAGTAACTATGTTGTTATAGATGATGACGAGCCTAGAATTTCTACATCGGCACGTGATTTCAACTTTGTCTCAGCACCTGTAGTCTCTAAGGCTAAAGCCGCCAACAAAGACTCAGCAGAAGGGAATGCTTTTGATAATAAATACCATGTCAAACCACAGGTATTAAGTAAAGAAGGCTGTGATACAGTCTCAAGGAGTGGTATTCACAGTAAAAAGAGCGAGACTCTAATCCCCCGCATAGATGACGACTCGATTCTACTTTTTGATGATAGTACCCTTGACCAGCCATTGCTTAATATTAGAAAAGATGCTTCGTCAAAACTTTTGGAGTCCCAGTCAG AAGCTTCTAAGCAACAAACAGAAATCTGCTTCTCTGGCGGGTTAATAGGTCCTGATGGAAACAAATGGCACCTAGGGAAGTGGTGCAGACGAGGCCAAAATAAGGGGTCAGTGCTATCCTCAACTGGTGTACAAGGATCAAGTCCAAGCACGGGTAATTTGATTGCTGTTGGTGCTGATGGTAGAGGGGGCAAAATCAAGGTTCTGCGATCTTTAAATCAA CAGGAAGACAGAGAAACTTCATCGCTGGCAAAGAAATGCAAGATTGGGGTAAAAACAAGTAATTTGCAGTCGCGAGGATGCTTGCAAATAGATCATTACTTTGGAAGAACAGGTCAATAA
- the LOC108208032 gene encoding uncharacterized protein LOC108208032 isoform X2 produces MSINPFAKMICTICFDELKPNVEDLQSISICGHVFHELCIQQWFEYCTNGKKKNCPVCKQNCSEKNVSRLYFQSVGDPHDQSPSQKPQNCEGNPEELRQEAKRLEGKVSALSSALELQKKDLQEITVELSMCKEELKKEAAMKDDALKQKTVTQQLLHLKSKELDKSTLECMRLQERSIALAKELAALKLVCDLNLDEEEVLKLASLGKETNNKETIDVLKRSLVIRNKSYKELMAKCNALGRGDARSLKKLEKAKEKIQNLKSRVQELETAIEAKDNDALRALRGLKESNIVRDAPAGVDRDSSFSFINRCSSKDQVKECAAAKISTSKMDSVPSNLYSPRTEDLQTYDEKVINSSNYVVIDDDEPRISTSARDFNFVSAPVVSKAKAANKDSAEGNAFDNKYHVKPQVLSKEGCDTVSRSGIHSKKSETLIPRIDDDSILLFDDSTLDQPLLNIRKDASSKLLESQSEASKQQTEICFSGGLIGPDGNKWHLGKWCRRGQNKGSVLSSTGVQGSSPSTGNLIAVGADGRGGKIKVLRSLNQEDRETSSLAKKCKIGVKTSNLQSRGCLQIDHYFGRTGQ; encoded by the exons ATGAGTATCAACCCGTTCGCGAAGATGATTTGCACAATCTGCTTCGATGAGCTGAAGCCAAACGTCGAAGACCTTCAATCCATCTCCATCTGTGGTCATGTTTTTCACGAGCTATG CATACAACAATGGTTTGAGTACTGTACAAATGGAAAAAAGAAGAATTGTCCTGTCTGCAAACAGAACTGTTCGGAGAAAAATGTGAGTCGCCTGTATTTCCAGTCAGTTGGTGATCCCCATGATCAAAGCCCTAGTCAGAAACCGCAGAACTGTGAAGGAAATCCAGAAGAATTGCGTCAAGAGGCTAAAAGGTTGGAGGGAAAGGTATCTGCTTTAAGCTCAGCCTTAGAGCTACAGAAGAAAGATCTCCAGGAAATCACTGTCGAG CTGTCTATGTGCAAGGAAGAGTTGAAGAAAGAAGCAGCGATGAAAGATGACGCTTTAAAGCAAAAAACAGTCACTCAACAATTGCTTCATTTAAAGTCAAAG GAACTTGATAAATCAACCTTGGAGTGTATGAGACTGCAAGAAAGGAGCATTGCATTAGCCAAAGAGCTTGCTGCACTCAAATT GGTGTGTGATTTAAATTTGGATGAAGAAGAGGTTTTGAAGCTTGCTTCTTTAGGAAAGGAGACTAACAACAAAGAAACAATAGATGTCCTAAAGAGGTCCCTGGTCATCCGCAACAA GAGTTATAAAGAACTAATGGCAAAGTGCAATGCACTTGGTAGAGGAGATGCCCGCTCTCTTAAAAAACTGGAGAAGGCAAAAGAGAAGATACAAAATTTGAAA TCAAGGGTCCAAGAACTTGAGACAGCTATTGAAGCAAAAGACAATGATGCTTTGAGAGCTCTGAGAGGTCTCAAGGAATCTAATATAGTAAGGGATGCTCCAGCTGGTGTGGATCGTGATTCAAGTTTCTCATTCATCAATAGATGTTCTTCAAAGGACCAAGTTAAGGAATGTGCTGCTGCCAAGATTAGTACGAGCAAAATGGATAGTGTGCCAAGTAATTTATACTCTCCCAGAACAGAAGATCTCCAAACTTACGACGAGAAGGTTATAAATAGTAGTAACTATGTTGTTATAGATGATGACGAGCCTAGAATTTCTACATCGGCACGTGATTTCAACTTTGTCTCAGCACCTGTAGTCTCTAAGGCTAAAGCCGCCAACAAAGACTCAGCAGAAGGGAATGCTTTTGATAATAAATACCATGTCAAACCACAGGTATTAAGTAAAGAAGGCTGTGATACAGTCTCAAGGAGTGGTATTCACAGTAAAAAGAGCGAGACTCTAATCCCCCGCATAGATGACGACTCGATTCTACTTTTTGATGATAGTACCCTTGACCAGCCATTGCTTAATATTAGAAAAGATGCTTCGTCAAAACTTTTGGAGTCCCAGTCAG AAGCTTCTAAGCAACAAACAGAAATCTGCTTCTCTGGCGGGTTAATAGGTCCTGATGGAAACAAATGGCACCTAGGGAAGTGGTGCAGACGAGGCCAAAATAAGGGGTCAGTGCTATCCTCAACTGGTGTACAAGGATCAAGTCCAAGCACGGGTAATTTGATTGCTGTTGGTGCTGATGGTAGAGGGGGCAAAATCAAGGTTCTGCGATCTTTAAATCAA GAAGACAGAGAAACTTCATCGCTGGCAAAGAAATGCAAGATTGGGGTAAAAACAAGTAATTTGCAGTCGCGAGGATGCTTGCAAATAGATCATTACTTTGGAAGAACAGGTCAATAA